From the genome of Scytonema hofmannii PCC 7110, one region includes:
- a CDS encoding methylenetetrahydrofolate reductase — protein MDNILKTTPLSSFRAAALAGEFLVTAEVAPPKGGDPTHMLEMAATLKGRVHAVNITDGSRAVLRMSSLVASAILLQNGIEPICQIACRDRNRIGLQADLMGAHALGIHNILALTGDPVKAGDHPEAKGVFDLESIRLLQIIQKLNHGVDCNEQPLTDGALNLFPGAAVDPQCKSWSGLQSRFERKLEAGAQFFQSQLITDFERLEKFMDQIGGGCNKPILAGIFLLKSAKNAQFINRCVPGVNIPEDIIDRLAKAKKPLEEGMKIAAEQVQIARQLCHGVHMMAVKREDLIPQILDLAGVAPVGSVVS, from the coding sequence ATGGACAACATCTTAAAAACAACTCCCTTGAGTTCATTTCGCGCAGCAGCGCTTGCAGGGGAGTTTCTCGTGACTGCTGAGGTTGCACCTCCTAAAGGGGGAGATCCAACACATATGCTTGAAATGGCGGCGACCCTTAAGGGGAGGGTTCATGCTGTCAACATCACAGATGGTAGCCGTGCTGTGCTGCGGATGTCTTCGCTAGTGGCATCAGCTATTTTGTTACAGAATGGAATTGAGCCGATTTGTCAGATTGCATGCCGCGATCGCAACCGGATTGGTTTGCAAGCCGATCTTATGGGCGCTCATGCTTTGGGTATTCATAATATACTCGCTTTGACTGGTGACCCCGTGAAAGCAGGGGATCATCCAGAAGCCAAAGGGGTTTTTGATTTAGAGTCAATACGCTTGCTACAAATAATACAGAAGCTCAATCATGGTGTTGATTGCAACGAGCAACCTTTAACAGATGGAGCACTTAACTTATTTCCTGGTGCAGCCGTTGACCCACAATGTAAAAGTTGGTCGGGTTTGCAAAGCCGATTTGAGCGCAAACTAGAAGCAGGAGCGCAGTTCTTTCAAAGTCAGTTAATTACAGATTTTGAACGGCTAGAAAAGTTTATGGATCAAATAGGGGGTGGTTGTAATAAACCGATTTTAGCAGGAATTTTTCTTTTAAAATCAGCTAAGAATGCTCAATTTATTAATCGATGCGTACCGGGTGTGAATATTCCTGAAGATATAATTGATAGATTGGCAAAAGCAAAAAAACCTTTAGAAGAAGGTATGAAAATTGCTGCCGAACAAGTGCAGATAGCGCGTCAATTGTGTCATGGAGTTCACATGATGGCGGTGAAGCGTGAAGATTTGATTCCGCAAATTTTGGATTTAGCAGGGGTTGCACCAGTTGGTAGTGTTGTGTCTTGA
- the trpS gene encoding tryptophan--tRNA ligase — translation MSNKQRVLSGVQPTGNLHLGNYLGAIRNWVEIQNQYDNFFCVVDLHAITAPHNPATLASDSYTIASLYLACGIDLSHSTIFIQSHVSAHSELTWLLNCITPLNWLEDMIQFKEKAVKQGENVNTGLLDYPVLMAADILLYQADKVPVGEDQKQHLELTRDIVNRFNHLFAKPDRPVLKLPEPLIRKEGARVMSLTDGTKKMSKSDPSELSRINLLDSPDEIAKKIKRCKTDPVRGLEFDNSERPESNNLLTLYMLLSGKTKEEVAAECQDMGWGQFKPLFTDVVNAALKPIQEKYQAIVDDKGYLESVLREGRQKAETVANETLTQVKKAMGYSIPL, via the coding sequence ATGAGCAACAAGCAACGAGTCCTTTCTGGCGTTCAACCTACGGGCAATCTACATTTGGGTAACTACTTAGGTGCTATCCGTAACTGGGTGGAAATCCAAAACCAGTACGATAATTTCTTTTGTGTGGTGGATTTGCACGCCATTACAGCACCGCACAATCCCGCAACCCTTGCATCAGATAGCTACACGATCGCATCTCTCTATCTGGCGTGTGGTATTGATTTAAGCCACTCCACTATCTTTATACAATCTCACGTATCTGCCCATAGCGAACTGACTTGGTTGCTTAACTGCATCACTCCCCTAAACTGGCTGGAAGATATGATTCAGTTTAAAGAAAAGGCAGTGAAGCAGGGAGAAAACGTTAATACGGGTTTGTTAGACTACCCAGTGTTAATGGCTGCTGATATTTTACTGTATCAAGCAGATAAGGTGCCAGTGGGTGAAGACCAAAAGCAACATTTGGAATTGACGCGGGATATTGTTAACAGGTTTAACCACTTGTTTGCTAAACCGGATCGTCCAGTGCTGAAGTTACCAGAACCCTTAATTCGTAAGGAAGGTGCTAGGGTAATGAGTTTAACGGATGGGACTAAGAAAATGTCAAAGTCCGATCCGTCAGAATTGAGCCGGATTAATCTGTTAGACTCTCCTGATGAGATTGCCAAGAAAATTAAGCGGTGTAAAACCGATCCAGTTCGCGGTTTGGAGTTTGATAACTCAGAACGTCCTGAAAGTAACAATTTATTAACACTGTATATGCTGCTTTCAGGCAAAACTAAGGAAGAGGTTGCGGCTGAATGTCAGGATATGGGCTGGGGACAATTTAAGCCTTTGTTTACAGATGTGGTGAACGCTGCTTTGAAACCCATTCAGGAAAAGTATCAGGCGATCGTGGACGATAAAGGCTACCTTGAGTCTGTGTTGCGTGAAGGAAGGCAGAAAGCTGAGACTGTTGCCAACGAAACACTGACACAAGTGAAGAAGGCAATGGGTTACTCAATACCACTGTAG
- a CDS encoding B12-binding domain-containing radical SAM protein, protein MKALLLWPIMPNSFWSYQETLDLSGLRTTNPPLGLITVAALLPADWEIRLVDRNVRLETDDDWAWCDIVIISAMIIQKQDFRELIQKGIALGKKVAVGGPFPTSVPEFALEAGANYLILDEGECTIPMFLAALARGDERGIFRSTEKPDVTQTPIARFDLLDLNAYLAITVQFSRGCPFQCEFCDIINLYGRKPRTKTPEQMLKEFQVLYDLGWRRYVFVVDDNFIGNKRNAKLFLRSLIPWMEEHNYPFILITEASLNLAEDDELIELMVKAGFTMVFMGIETPDTDSLLGIHKVQNTRQDLMESCHKIARAGLQIMSGFIMGFDNERPGAGKRIRAFMEETGIPQGHFSLLQALQNTAMWNRLQQEGRLLDGFGTVHQGSIMNFVPTRPVEEITEEYIDAFWHIYEPMPYLKRTFRHMMMMKGWRGKTNRPITWHEIRLFAALCWRQGVVRSTRFRYWWQLIAIALAKPRLVYDYLTALGIGEHFFTYRHEVKAQLQAQLDALRHAKEEQQEEKSYQLETV, encoded by the coding sequence ATGAAAGCTTTACTCCTCTGGCCTATAATGCCCAATTCTTTCTGGTCTTACCAAGAAACACTCGATTTGTCAGGTTTACGCACTACAAATCCGCCTTTAGGATTAATTACTGTAGCTGCATTGTTACCTGCTGATTGGGAAATTCGGTTGGTAGACCGTAATGTCCGTCTGGAGACAGATGACGATTGGGCTTGGTGCGATATTGTGATTATCTCTGCAATGATAATCCAGAAACAAGATTTTCGAGAATTGATTCAAAAAGGAATTGCGTTAGGTAAAAAAGTTGCCGTGGGTGGACCATTCCCCACATCAGTACCAGAATTTGCTTTAGAGGCCGGAGCTAACTATCTCATTTTAGATGAGGGGGAATGCACTATCCCCATGTTTTTGGCAGCTTTAGCACGAGGAGATGAACGGGGAATTTTCCGCTCTACAGAAAAACCAGATGTCACTCAGACTCCCATAGCCCGCTTTGACTTACTGGATTTGAATGCATACCTAGCGATTACCGTACAGTTTTCACGGGGTTGCCCTTTTCAGTGTGAGTTTTGCGACATTATCAACTTGTATGGACGTAAGCCCCGTACAAAAACACCAGAACAAATGCTTAAGGAGTTTCAAGTCCTCTACGATTTGGGCTGGCGGCGGTATGTGTTTGTTGTGGATGACAATTTTATTGGCAACAAACGCAACGCTAAATTGTTTTTGCGATCGCTCATCCCTTGGATGGAGGAACACAATTATCCGTTCATCCTCATAACAGAAGCTTCTCTTAACTTAGCAGAAGATGACGAACTCATTGAGTTAATGGTGAAAGCTGGTTTCACCATGGTGTTCATGGGTATTGAAACACCAGATACAGATAGCCTATTGGGCATTCACAAAGTTCAGAACACGCGCCAAGATTTAATGGAGTCTTGCCATAAGATCGCACGAGCGGGATTGCAGATTATGTCTGGCTTCATCATGGGCTTTGACAACGAACGCCCTGGTGCAGGTAAAAGGATTCGGGCATTTATGGAAGAGACAGGAATTCCTCAAGGACATTTTAGCTTGCTACAAGCATTGCAAAACACTGCTATGTGGAACCGCTTGCAGCAAGAAGGAAGATTGCTGGATGGGTTTGGGACGGTTCACCAAGGCTCGATTATGAACTTTGTACCAACGCGTCCAGTGGAAGAAATTACCGAGGAATACATTGACGCATTTTGGCATATTTACGAACCAATGCCCTATCTCAAACGAACCTTCCGTCACATGATGATGATGAAAGGATGGCGTGGGAAAACCAATCGGCCAATAACGTGGCATGAAATTCGCTTATTTGCGGCATTATGCTGGCGTCAGGGTGTAGTGCGTTCTACAAGATTTAGGTATTGGTGGCAATTGATAGCGATCGCTCTTGCCAAACCCCGTCTTGTCTATGATTATTTAACAGCCTTAGGTATTGGAGAGCACTTTTTTACCTACAGACATGAAGTTAAAGCACAGTTGCAAGCGCAATTAGACGCATTACGCCATGCAAAGGAAGAACAGCAGGAGGAAAAAAGTTATCAGCTCGAGACTGTTTAA